The Acinetobacter chinensis genomic sequence TGAATTTAATTCTGGAGGAATGTCTGTTTATCCTGCATTTTATCCGATAAGTGCTGACATTGATGCTATAGCTTTGGTGAGTCAATGGTATGCAGGATATTCTGGTGGAGGAAGAGAGGAATCCATTGCAGACTTTGTTGCATTGGAATCAAATGGGAAATATCAACCAGCTATGTCTTCCATTCCGTTTTCATTGTCCGAAAGGATCAGAGCATGTTTTTCTGAGAAAGATTATAAAACCTCACCGCACTGTCATGATGAAAGTGGTTCAACCCTGTCGATTCAGTTTAAGGATGTTGGAAAGCCGTATTATCAATGGACGTTGAACTATACGGATTTTACCTGGGATGCTGGTAAGACTGAAAAATTCAAGAAAGTCAAAAAGCATAGTGTAGTGTTGATGCCTTTTGGGAGAAAAATTCAATAACTCTATAACTGATAACTATTTGATGGGGTTTGAAATAATGGGGATTGTATTCTTATTGAGAGTTAAAATTCAATAAATCAGCTACATTATTAGTCTGCAAATCTTCCCGCATTTTTAAAAACTGCTTTTCATCCATCTCATAGAGTTTGAGGGAAAGCAGTTTTTCTATATCTTCCTCAGAAAAACGATACTTAATCACTTTGGCAGGAACACCACCGACGATGGCATAAGGCGGAACATCCTTCGTAACCACAGCACCTGTTGCCACCACAGCACCTTCACCTAAAGTCACACCTTGCATGATCATGGCACGACTGCCAATCCAGCAACCATCACCAATAATTGTATCACCCGCAGGTAAAAAACTACGTGTATCAAAAGGAAAGGTCGAAATCCAGTCAGGACGATGTAACTGATTGCCACCCATCATGATGACGCATTCAGCACCAAAACAGACAAAATTACCAATATACAGCTGATCAATCGGCTTTTCAGGCGTCGATGGCTTATCATGCAAATAGCGCACCACACAACGCTCAAAACCTTGATCCCAGTATGCTGAATAATAAGAATAATTCCCTTTGATATGAATATTTGGATTGTTCACAGTTTTGGAAATAAACTCAAATTCACACCAGTGTTTCACAGGTGAGTTAATGGAATCAGTCATATAAAAAGCAACAGGCGAGTGGTTTCACCATTTTATATGACTTAAGCTAAAAGATGAATCAAATAGCCTAAGCAATTTTAAGCTGAATCAGGTGTGTCGCTGCTGTGTGACGAATCAGATCAGTACGGTGTTTCAAATAGCGTTCCGTAATATCATCACCTGACAGATCTTCCACTACGGCATAGCCCATTGCTTCAACCTCACAATGTAATTGCTGTGAGCTGAATGCACCCATCAAAGGCTCTTTTAACAGGCGGGTAAATTGTGAGACAGCATAACTGCCAATTTTCTCTATGCCTTGCAGTTCTCTGAAGTCAACAGAATAATCCATTGCCAGTTCACTGTTCTGAGCGGCAAAACTGGCAATGTTACGCAGGGTTGTCAGAGTGGTCTCTGGTGCGAGATAGTGAGTTGTGCCCAACCATGAAAAAAATGCGGGCAGATGCTGCTGATAACTGCTGCGATTCAAAGCATCGGAGAGCTGTTCTTTTTCAAAGTCTATAGAGACAAACTCAACATTTGAAGGAAGTTCACTGCTTAAACTTATTCTTTTCAGTTTGTTTATTTTTAGTCGTTGCGTATCAGGATGATCCACTTCATAAATTTTTAATTGAGGATATTGGTGTGCGAGTCTTAGAACAAATGAATCCAGTCCCGCACCTACGAGTACATATTGCTGTAATCCACGTCCAATGGCTTCAATAAGTAAATCTTCAGTGAATCGGGAGCGGGCAACCACCTGTGCCGTCAGTAAGCCGAGTATCCGGATCAGTGACTTTGAGTTCATAGCTTTATGCAGCAGGGGAATGGACAATAATCTACGCCATTCAGCACTGGTCATTTGCAGGGCATATGGGTCAGAAAATACAGGATTCTGAGCATGGAGATGATGATTTGCACGTAATGCAGCTGCGGCTTCTGCGGTTCTGCTGGCTTGTCCTGCTTTCATAATATATGGGAACTCTTTCCTGTTTTTTCTTACTCTAAGGGAACTGGAAAAATTAGCAATGACAGAAAAGCTGAGTGTACTGGCAAAATATGCGACTCAGAAATATGAAAAATTCGCTGAATACTGAGGCTGTGCATCAATCGTCAAACTAAGAGGGCAAACGCTTATAGCAGGTAAAAAAAACCCCTCAAAAGAGGGGTTGGAATTGAATCTTTAAGAGATTAAAGATATTCAACACTCACAACTTCATATTCCACTTCACCTTGAGGTGTCGTGATTTTGGCATCATCGCCTTCATTTTTACCCAAAAGACCACGTGCAATCGGTGAGTTCACAGAGATTTTATTAATTTTAAAATCTGCTTCATCATCGCCAACGATCTGGTAAGTTTTCTTTTCTTCGGTATCTAAGTTTTCGATGGTCACAGTCACACCAAAAACAACACGACCAGTCTGTTCAAGCTCTTTAACATCGATCACCTGGCAAGCACCAAGTTTACCTTCGATGTCCTGAATACGGCCTTCACAGAAACCCTGTTGCTCACGCGCAGCATGATATTCTGCGTTTTCTTTTAAGTCCCCATGTTCACGCGCTTCAGCAATAGCCGCAGTAATACGTGGACGATCAATTGATTTCAATTGATATAATTCTTTTTCCAGTGCAACTTTGCCTGCTGGAGTCATAGGATAACGTTGCATTGTTGTCCCTCTAAAATTGTGATGTATTAAAAAATACAGGTTTATAAAATGAAAAAAAGCCCGCCACCGAGAGGTGACGGGACTTCTCGGAAACGAATTAACCTAGTGTTTGCAAATCTTGCAAGCGATATACATCCATTGGCAATTTAATTGCTAAAGCTTGGCATACAGCATCAGCACCGTTCAGGGTAGTGGTGTAATACACTTTACCTTGAAGCGCTGAGCGACGGATTGAGAATGAATCCTGCTGAGCTTGTTTGCCTTCAGTTGTATTGATAATGAGGTGAATTTCGCCATTTTTCAAGCGGTCGACAATATTTGGACGACCCTCAGTGACTTTATTCACACGTTCAACTTCAATACCCGCTTGTTGAATAACATCAAAAGTACCACCAGTTGCGATAATTTTAAAGCCTAGATCAACAAGTTGTTGTGCGATAGGTACAACACGAGGTTTATCAGAATCACGTACAGAAATAAATACGTGTTTGATTTCACCTTCAGTTGGTTTACCAGGTAAACGATCATTTGAGCCTAATACAGCTTTATAGAACGCTTCACCAAAAGTAGTACCTACACCCATCACTTCGCCTGTAGATTTCATCTCTGGGCCAAGGATTGGGTCAACACCTGGGAATTTGTTGAATGGGAATACTGCTTCTTTCACTGCGAAGTGAGTCGGGATAATTTCTTTTGTGAATCCTTGAGATTCTAAAGATTGACCCGCCATACAACGTGCAGCAACTTTCGCTAAAGACTCACCGATACATTTAGAAACAAATGGCACTGTACGAGATGCACGTGGGTTCACTTCTAAGATGTAAACGTCATTACCTTTTACAGCATATTGAACGTTCATCAAACCAACAACGCCAAGTTCTTTCGCCATTGCGATGGTTTGACGACGCATTTCGTCCTGAATTTCTTTAGATAAAGAATAAGGAGGAATTGAACATGCTGAGTCACCTGAGTGAATACCCGCTTGTTCGATGTGCTGCATGATACCGCCGATCACAACGTCTTTACCGTCAGATACGCAGTCCACGTCAACTTCGATCGCATCATCGAGGAAACGGTCAAGCAGTACAGGTGCTTCGTTAGACGCTTGTACAGCATCACGTAAGTAGCGTTTAAGTTCTTCGTCGTTATAGACGATTTCCATCGCACGACCGCCCAATACATAAGAAGGGCGTACAACTAATGGATAGCCAACTTTCGCGGCTTCAGCCATACCTTCTTCAGCAGATTTAACAATGCTGTTGTTTGGTTGACGAAGTTGTAGACGTTGAATCATTTGCTGGAAACGTTCACGGTCTTCTGCACGGTCGATTGCATCCGGGGATGTACCGATAATTGGCGCACCCGCTTCTTCAAGCGCACGAGCCAATTTAAGCGGAGTTTGACCACCGTACTGTACGATAATACCTTTTGGTTTTTCGATACGTACGATTTCTAAAACATCTTCAAGTGTAATCGGTTCGAAGTACAAACGATCTGAAGTGTCATAATCCGTTGAAACAGTTTCAGGGTTACAGTTCACCATGATTGTTTCATAGCCGTCTTCACGCATTGCAAGAGCAGCGTGTACACAGCAGTAATCGAATTCGATACCTTGACCAATACGGTTAGGGCCACCACCGATCACCATGATCTTGTCACGGCTGGATGGATTCGCTTCACATTCTTCATCGTAAGTTGAGTACATATACGCTGTATCTGATTCAAACTCAGCAGCACATGTATCTACACGTTTGTAAACTGGGGTTACACCCAAGTTCCAACGATGTTTACGGAATTGTTTTTGTGAAATGCCCATCAAGTTCGCAATGCGAAGATCTGATAAACCTTTACGTTTGAATGAACGGATATTGTCCGCATTCAAATCACCAAAACCTAAAGCTTTGATTTCATTTTCAGATTTGATAATGTCTTCGATTTGGATCAAGAACCAACGGTCGATATTCGTTGCAGCAAAAACTTCGTCTAAAGTGAAACCATGACGGAATGCATCGCCGACATACCAAATACGCTCTGGACCTGGAACTTTAAGTTCAACCAAGATCTTTTCACGCGCGCCTTCAGTACCAACAGCAATTTTTTCGTCAAAACCACATGCGCCAACTTCAAGACCACGAAGTGCTTTTTGCACAGATTCTTGGAAGTTACGACCAATCGCCATCACTTCACCCACAGATTTCATCTGTGTAGTCAAAGTTGCATCAGCTTGTGGGAATTTCTCGAAGTTAAAACGAGGAATCTTGGTTACAACGTAGTCGATTGCAGGTTCGAATGACGCAGGAGTTGTACCGCCAGTGATGTCGTTTTTCAACTCATCAAGGGTATAACCAACAGCCAGTTTCGCAGCGATTTTTGCAATCGGGAAACCAGTTGCTTTAGAAGCAAGCGCAGATGAACGAGAAACACGTGGGTTCATCTCGATCACAACCATACGACCGTCTTTCGGGTTAATACCGAATTGAACGTTCGAACCACCTGTTTCCACACCGATTTCACGAAGAACCGCTAAAGATGCATTACGTAACAGTTGGAATTCTTTGTCTGTCAATGTTTGCGCAGGAGCAACAGTGATTGAGTCACCTGTGTGTACACCCATTGGGTCAAAGTTTTCGATGGTACATACAATGATACAGTTGTCGTTTTTGTCACGAACAACTTCCATTTCGTATTCTTTCCAACCAATTAAAGATTCATCGATCAATAATTGTTTGGTTGGAGAAAGATCGAAACCACGTTCACAGATTTCAATGAATTCTTCACGGTTGTAAGCGATACCACCGCCTGAACCACCCATAGTGAATGATGGACGGATAATCACAGGGAAGCCGAAGCGAGCTTGAATTTCAAGCGCGTGTTCCATGCTTTCTGCAACGTCAGCACGTGGACATTCCAGACCGATTTTGCGCATTGCAATATCGAAAAGTTTACGGTCTTCCGCTTTTTCGATTGCTTCTTTGGTCGCGCCAATCAATTCAACATTGTATTTTTTCAAAATACCGTTGGCATCAAGTGCAAGCGCACAGTTCAATGCGGTTTGACCACCCATTGTCGGAAGAACAGCGTCTGGGCGTTCTTTCTCAATGATTGCAGCAACAGTTTGCCAAGTAATCGGTTCGATATACGTTGCATCTGCCATTGCAGGGTCAGTCATAATGGTCGCTGGGTTAGAGTTCACCAAAATAACACGGTAGCCTTCTTCACGAAGGGCTTTACACGCTTGCGCACCTGAGTAGTCAAACTCACATGCCTGACCGATGACAATCGGACCTGCACCAATAATTAAGATGCTTTTAATGTCTGTACGTTTAGCCATGATCGCTCCTCAATTACTTCTTAGATGCTTCAATAAGTTCGATGAAATGATCGAACAACAGTGCGCAATCATGTGGACCAGGACTTGCTTCAGGGTGACCCTGGAAGCTGAAGGCTGGTTTGTCTGTGCGATGAATCCCTTGAAGAGTCTGATCGAACAATGATTTATGCGTCGCTTTTAAGTTTGCAGGTAATGTATCTGCATCTACAGCGAAGCCGTGGTTCTGAGAAGTAATCATCACAGTCCCTGTTTCAATGTTCTGAACAGGGTGGTTTGCACCGTGGTGACCATGCGGCATTTTCACCGTTTTAGCACCAGATGCGAGTGCAAGAATCTGGTGACCTAAGCAGATCCCAAATACAGGCATATTACGCGCATCTTCAACAATGGTTTTCACTGCTTCAATCGCATAATCACATGCTGCTGGATCGCCAGGACCATTTGACAGGAACACGCCATCTGGATTCAGTGCAAGCACGTCAGCTGCAGGAGTCTGAGCAGGAACAACGGTCAGTTTACAACCGCGGTCTGCAAGCATACGTAAGATGTTGGTTTTGACACCGTAATCATATGCAACAACATGGAATTTCGCTTCAGGCTGGGAGAAGCCTTTGCCTAAAGTCCATGAACCTTCAGTCCATTCAAAGCCTTTTGGATCACAGCATTCTTTCGCTAGGTCCAGACCGTTCAGCCCGCCAAATGCACGCGCTTTTTCCAGTGCTTTTTCTTCTGTAATATTTTCACCGGCAAGGATGCAACCATTCTGTGCACCTTTGTCACGCAGAATACGGGTCAGTTTACGGGTATCGATATCTGCAATGGCAACCACATTGTGCTGTTGTAGATATTCGCCCAGAGACTGAGTTGCACGGAAGTTGCTGTGTAATAACGGCAGATCACGGATGATCAGACCATTTGCCCATACTTTATGAATTCGACCTGATTCTGCATCTTCATCATTACAACCTGTGTTCCCGATGTGCGGGTACGTTAGCGTCACAAGCTGCTGTGCATAACTCGGGTCAGTTAAAATTTCCTGATAACCAGTCATTGCTGTGTTAAAAACGACTTCACCAGTCGTACTTCCCGTAGCGCCGATCGATGTACCTTTAAAGATAGTACCGTCAGCAAGGGCTAAAATGGCGGGGGTGCTCAAACCAAAGCTCCTGATCTAAAACCACAAAAATAGGGCTGTAAAAAAGCGAACAGACGAAAAAAAAGGAAGGTTAATTAAATCCTACCCTCCTCGTGTCTGTTCGCTTGTAACTTAACAGAGCATTATACGCATGCATACAGGAAAAGTCCATTCAGAAAGCTGAGAATATGTAAGATAAATGCCTTGATTTTTGCAAATAACTTTGCTTTTAAAATCTGAGTGAGAAATGTAAGCATTTAAGAATTGTCTGACAAATCAGAACTTAAATTTTATCAAAATTGATTAAACTTAAAAATGTAACAACATAACTATTATATATAAACAGCTAAGGGGAATTTCATGACGACTGAGCAAAAAGAAAGCGTGACAGCAAAACCTGTTAAGACCGTAAAAAGTACCGTTCATGCAGCAGATGCCGGTACTGATTCTGTTGAAACCGTTGAGAGTGTAAAGCAGAAAGCAGTTGAAGCCGTTCAGGAGGCTGGACAGCATGTTAAAGATGCCGGACAGCAGGTAGTGGAAGCTGTTCATCAGGCACAGCATCAGGCGATTGATGCTGTCACTGAGAGCTGTGAGAAGATTGAACAGGAAGCGAAACAGTTGAATGCCGGTATTCAGGAACAGCTTCGTCAGTTGAAGCAGGAAGTAGTGGGTCGTATTGAAGTGATCAAAAAGCAGATTAACAGTTCACAGGGTGATCTGGCTGAGATCAGTGAATTTGTTAAAAATGAGCTGAGCAGTGTGCTTGAAGAACTGACCCGCCTGTCAAAAGAAATTCGTGATGACGTTGGACAGATTACTGTGAAGCATAAAGATCAGCTCACAGAAACTTTTAAACGCTCAAAAGAAAATACCGTTGAAGCATGGAACAAAGTTTCTGCAAAATAATAATCCTGCAGGATTCATAGCCTGTTTTGAACAGCTTTGTTCGGTTCAGGCATAAAAAAGTGAGACAGATGGTCTCACTTTTTTTGGAATACAGGATATGGAACGGATCAAATGCTAGAAGGTATGCAGCCAGTCACGTTTGTTATGAAAGTCTGCCTGTTGTCCGCTGTGTTGCATGGCATAAAAACGTTCCCCCTGGGATGTTTTCAGCACTGCGGTCAGCCCAATAAACAGATCAGACCATTTGAGTTTATGTTTCAGCATAAATTCTGTTAAGTCCAGGCTGACATTCAATCCATAATGCATCCGTTTCAGCTGGTTCAGCTCAATATCATCTGCAGTCAGAGGTGGCATGCTTTCTGGGTAACGGTATTCTTCGAACTGATAGACCTGCCATGCTTCAGACGGGGAGAGATTGATTTCCCGATAAAAATCTTCATTCTGTACACCGATGAAGATTTCAAAGCAAGTCTGTTCCCACAGAAAGTCCTGACGGGGATGTGAGGAAATAGGAGCAGGATATTCAATCAGCTGATTCGGATCACGTACCCAATAGCCTACATTTAAAGTGTAAGGTGCCTGCTGTTCAATTGCACCGACCACTGAAATACTTTGAAAACGACGATCAGAATCGCTGAGCTCGTAACTGGCCATAATTGAATAATCTTAAAAATCAGTTGGACAGATGAGCGTGACGAACAAGATTGGACAGTTTTGGATTTTGTTTTGCAGCCTTTTTATAAAGCAATGCAATTTTACCAATGGTCTGTACGACTTCAGATGCAGTTGTATCTGCAATTTCAGCAATGACAGCGGCACGGGCTTCGCGGTCTTCACCGGAAACTTTGATTTTGATCAGTTCATGATCTGTCAGTGCGCGGTTGGTTTCTTCAACGACGTTTTCAGACAAACCTTTATCACCAATCATAACAACTGGGTTTAAAGCATGACCGATTTGACGTAAACGCTTACGTTCCTGAATAGATAAAGCCGCCATATTAAAGATAACCTGATTTTAAAAACGACCTATTATAGCAAATTTGCATGCCCAGTTGATATTGATAAATTCAGCATCTTTGATCTGGTTTGTAAAATAAATGAAGCAGACTGAGATATTTTCCAGGAGGACATGCAGAAGCTTTGTATGGTATGCGAAAAGTTCCGATACAGATCATTGAAAAAAACAGTGTCAGGGTGCGATAAGGATACACTTGTATACTGCAAAAAGTGTGTTTTTCACGTACAATTGTAAATTAGAAGTTTTTTTTATTTAGAGAGTTATGGCTACACGCATTACCAACCAGAAATTGTCCAAAAGTAGTCGTGCGTGGATGAGAGAGCATCTCGATGACCATTTTGTGAAAAAAGCACAAAAAGAGGGTTATCGTGCACGTGCAGCTTATAAGCTTCTTGAAATACAGGAAAAATATAAAATTATTAAGCCTGGAATGACAGTTGTTGACCTGGGTGCAGCCCCGGGCAGCTGGTCGCAGATCGCAGGTAAACTGGTGGGCGACAAAGGACTGGTGATCGCATCTGATATTCTTGAAATGGATGCATTGCCTGACGTGACTTTCCTTCAGGGCGATTTTCGTGAAGAAGAAGTTTTCGAAAAATTGTTAAATATTTTAAATGGACGTACTGTAGACGTTGTAATTTCTGATATGGCCCCCAATACATCAGGTAATAAGGCTGTAGATCAGCCTCGACAGATTTATCTGTGCGAGCTGGCAGTCGATTTTGCCAACAGGGTACTGGGACCAAATGGACAGTTCGTTGTTAAAGTGTTCCAGGGAACAGGCTTTGACGAGTTCCGTAAGCAGGTGGTGGACAGTTTTGATGTCATGAAAACAATCAAACCGGCTGCATCCCGTGCACGTTCCAAAGAGGTATTTCTGGTCGGGCAGGGGCGGAAAAAGGCTTCGAAATAAAGTTTACTTGCCAAGCCGTTAAAAATTGTGCATTTTGTACATTTTTAAAATTTAATGAACAGCTGTTCTTCAGCGTTAATATTAGGGTCACCCGTAACAGGGCAATGATCAAATTAGATTGATATGGGAATAAAGCTTTGAGCGATCTCTTCAAGAATGCCGTATTGTGGCTCATTATACTTGGTGTGCTGATTCTTATTTTCAGTAACATCAATGGCAGTGAGAAGCCAACTGCAATGAACTATTCCGAGTTCGTTACAGCGGTGAATTCAGGCCAGATTAAGCAAGTCACAATTGATGGTGAAAAAATCATTGGCAAAAAAGCAAACGGAACTGAGTTTGAAAGCATTCGTCCTGCTGTTCAGGACCCTGAGCTTATGCCTAACCTGATCAAGAATAACGTTGTCGTTGAAGGTACTGCACCTCAGCGTCAGGGTTTGTTGATGCAACTACTCATCGCAAGTTTTCCTGTACTTCTAATCATTCTGCTGTTTATGTTCTTTATGCGTAACATGGGTGGCGGAGCTGGTGGTAAAAATGGTCCGATGAGTTTTGGTAAATCCAAAGCGAAAATGCTGTCGGAAGATCAGATCAAAGTGACGTTTCAGGATGTTGCGGGTTGTGATGAAGCGAAACAGGAAGTTGTGGAGATCGTGGATTTCCTGAAAGATCCTGCTAAATTCAAACGTCTCGGTGCAACGATTCCTAAAGGCGTACTGATGGTTGGTCCTCCTGGTACGGGTAAAACATTACTGGCTAAAGCGATTGCCGGTGAAGCAAAAGTTCCGTTTTTCAGTATTTCGGGTTCTGACTTTGTTGAAATGTTCGTGGGTGTGGGTGCGTCCCGTGTCCGTGATATGTTCGAACAGGCGAAACGTCACGCACCTTGTATCATCTTTATTGATGAGATTGATGCGGTCGGTCGTCACCGTGGTTCAGGTACGGGTGGTGGTCACGATGAGCGTGAACAGACGCTGAACCAGATGCTTGTCGAGATGGACGGTTTTGAAGGGAATGAAGGTATTATTGTCATTGCTGCGACAAACCGTGCAGATGTACTGGATAAAGCATTACTTCGTCCTGGACGTTTTGATCGTCAGGTGATGGTTGGTCTGCCGGACATTAAAGGCCGTGAACAGATTTTAAATGTACACCTGAAAAAATTACCTTCAGTAACAGGTGTGGATGTAAAAGTTCTTGCACGTGGTACACCTGGTTTCTCTGGTGCACAACTTGCAAACCTTGTGAATGAAGCTGCGTTGTTTGCTGCTCGTCGTAACAAAAACACTGTCGATATGCATGACTTTGAAGATGCGAAAGACAAGCTTTATATGGGACCTGAGCGTAAATCAATGGTCATCCGTGACGAAGAGCGTCGTGCGACTGCTTATCATGAAGCGGGTCATGCCATTGTTGCTGAAATTCTTCCAGGTACAGACCCTGTGCATAAAGTAACGATTATGCCACGTGGCTGGGCGTTGGGTGTGACCTGGCAGCTTCCTGAGCAGGATGCGATCAGTCACTACAAATCAAAAATGTTGAATGAACTTTCAATCCTGTTTGGTGGTCGTATTGCAGAAGAAGTCTTCATTAACCAGATGTCGACGGGTGCTTCAAATGACTTCGAACGTGCAACTAAAATGGCGCGTGCGATGGTGACCAAGTATGGTATGTCTGACGCAATGGGCGTGATGGTCTATGAAGAAGATAACCAGAATGGTTTCTTTGGAAATATGGGCAATCGCACTATTTCTGAAGCAACGCAGCAGCAGGTTGATCAGGAAGTTCGCCGTATTCTGGACGAACAGTACCGTGTTGCCCGTGATATTCTTGAAAATAACAAAGATATCGCACATGCCATGGTTAAAGCGCTGATGGAATGGGAAACGATTGATCGTGATCAGATCCGTGACATTATGGAAGGGCGTGAGCCACAACCACCTAAGGTGTATGTGGCAGAAAACCCTGTGATTGATGTGACTCCGACTGATGGTCCATCAACTCCACCGCCATTACCGGCGACCTGAGCTAAAGCTTTATATTAAGCGAAGATCAGGATCAGGGTAATGTAAAAAAGAGTCTCAAATGAGGCTCTTTTTTTGTGCTTAAAAATAATGATGCCAAAATAATTGAGGGATAAAAACATCGCTCAGGTTAAACTAGCGGTTCAGCAATTGTGGATGATAGGCAGTAAGATGCAACTGATGGAATTACCTCAGCGCTCATTAAAATGTGGACGATTGGCACTGGATTTATCGCGACCACATATTATGGGAATTTTAAATGTTACCCCTGATTCATTCAGTGATGGTGGGAAGCATAATGCTAAGGATCAGGCTGTTGCACATGCTCTGGATATGATGGCTGATGGAGCAACAGTAATAGATATTGGTGGGGAGTCAACCCGTCCGGGCGCTTCAGCCGTAACTGTAGAGGAAGAAATCCGCCGTGTAATACCTGTGGTGGAGGCATTGTCAGCCTATGATGTGATTCTGTCGGTTGATACTTCAGAACCGCTGGTTATGCAGGCCGCAGTTAAGGCTGGTGCGCATATCTGGAATGATGTCCGTGCATTGACCCGACCCGGGGCATTGCAGATGGCGGCGCAGCTACAGGTTCCTGTGATCATTATGCATATGCGTGGTGAACCGACCACGATGAATCAGCTTGATCAGTATCATGATGTGACTCAGGATGTGATTTCAGAATTACAGCAAAGGGTGGCAGATGCATTAAATGCAGGTGTAAAAGCTGAAAATATCATGATTGATCCAGGTTTTGGTTTTGCGAAAAATGCGCAGCAAAATTTAAAACTGCTTCAGGAGCTTTATAAGCTGAATGACATGGGATATCCCATTCTTTCGGCATTGTCACGCAAGCGGTTTATTGGCGAGGCTTTGAATGGTGCAGATGCTCAGCATCGCGCAGTAGGCTCTGTTGCAGGGCATTTGTTGAGTATTCAGCAGGGTGCATGCATGGTACGGGCGCATGATGTAAAAGCCATGAGTGATGCGGTTCATGTGTGGATGGCGATGAAGCAGGCCTGATGTGAAATGATAAATTTTCAGCGATCTATTTGTTGAAATGTATAATTTATGTTATATACGCAGTGCTTAAA encodes the following:
- a CDS encoding DOMON-like domain-containing protein, with the translated sequence MASYELSDSDRRFQSISVVGAIEQQAPYTLNVGYWVRDPNQLIEYPAPISSHPRQDFLWEQTCFEIFIGVQNEDFYREINLSPSEAWQVYQFEEYRYPESMPPLTADDIELNQLKRMHYGLNVSLDLTEFMLKHKLKWSDLFIGLTAVLKTSQGERFYAMQHSGQQADFHNKRDWLHTF
- the yhbY gene encoding ribosome assembly RNA-binding protein YhbY — translated: MAALSIQERKRLRQIGHALNPVVMIGDKGLSENVVEETNRALTDHELIKIKVSGEDREARAAVIAEIADTTASEVVQTIGKIALLYKKAAKQNPKLSNLVRHAHLSN
- the rlmE gene encoding 23S rRNA (uridine(2552)-2'-O)-methyltransferase RlmE yields the protein MATRITNQKLSKSSRAWMREHLDDHFVKKAQKEGYRARAAYKLLEIQEKYKIIKPGMTVVDLGAAPGSWSQIAGKLVGDKGLVIASDILEMDALPDVTFLQGDFREEEVFEKLLNILNGRTVDVVISDMAPNTSGNKAVDQPRQIYLCELAVDFANRVLGPNGQFVVKVFQGTGFDEFRKQVVDSFDVMKTIKPAASRARSKEVFLVGQGRKKASK
- the ftsH gene encoding ATP-dependent zinc metalloprotease FtsH; the protein is MSDLFKNAVLWLIILGVLILIFSNINGSEKPTAMNYSEFVTAVNSGQIKQVTIDGEKIIGKKANGTEFESIRPAVQDPELMPNLIKNNVVVEGTAPQRQGLLMQLLIASFPVLLIILLFMFFMRNMGGGAGGKNGPMSFGKSKAKMLSEDQIKVTFQDVAGCDEAKQEVVEIVDFLKDPAKFKRLGATIPKGVLMVGPPGTGKTLLAKAIAGEAKVPFFSISGSDFVEMFVGVGASRVRDMFEQAKRHAPCIIFIDEIDAVGRHRGSGTGGGHDEREQTLNQMLVEMDGFEGNEGIIVIAATNRADVLDKALLRPGRFDRQVMVGLPDIKGREQILNVHLKKLPSVTGVDVKVLARGTPGFSGAQLANLVNEAALFAARRNKNTVDMHDFEDAKDKLYMGPERKSMVIRDEERRATAYHEAGHAIVAEILPGTDPVHKVTIMPRGWALGVTWQLPEQDAISHYKSKMLNELSILFGGRIAEEVFINQMSTGASNDFERATKMARAMVTKYGMSDAMGVMVYEEDNQNGFFGNMGNRTISEATQQQVDQEVRRILDEQYRVARDILENNKDIAHAMVKALMEWETIDRDQIRDIMEGREPQPPKVYVAENPVIDVTPTDGPSTPPPLPAT
- the folP gene encoding dihydropteroate synthase — its product is MQLMELPQRSLKCGRLALDLSRPHIMGILNVTPDSFSDGGKHNAKDQAVAHALDMMADGATVIDIGGESTRPGASAVTVEEEIRRVIPVVEALSAYDVILSVDTSEPLVMQAAVKAGAHIWNDVRALTRPGALQMAAQLQVPVIIMHMRGEPTTMNQLDQYHDVTQDVISELQQRVADALNAGVKAENIMIDPGFGFAKNAQQNLKLLQELYKLNDMGYPILSALSRKRFIGEALNGADAQHRAVGSVAGHLLSIQQGACMVRAHDVKAMSDAVHVWMAMKQA